The following proteins are encoded in a genomic region of Triticum dicoccoides isolate Atlit2015 ecotype Zavitan chromosome 1B, WEW_v2.0, whole genome shotgun sequence:
- the LOC119349372 gene encoding LEAF RUST 10 DISEASE-RESISTANCE LOCUS RECEPTOR-LIKE PROTEIN KINASE-like 1.2 yields MPLLLLLRVLLLAAGLAVSRGYPTAGAGEGNLYNSSMCQKSFECGKLNIHYPFYLSNESRVVDGVSQSFCGYPGMAVRCGDDGATATLQLAGGTNYTVLGIDYDNHTITLADADVSNGVCPMVRHNVNIPREAWLNFTPTGNSTISFFLDCNFTTNVTVAPLQPPELVPINCTGGFGRGSSFLATQLGAPDGNWTRACKGVYVAPVLTGEWLTSPESRGRLGSGGYGDVLRRGFRLSWDPSAGPCFRCELSGGRCSYDQPGGFLGCLCSDGRVRSMDCGPKKTSKKAIIAVGSSAAALVLFVLLLVVSFLYIRKRRQYKMTSSSRLLKYSNSGGTPRSRGGSDLDSGGVHNLQTHHFAYEELEEATGGFSDTRELGDGGFGTVYKGQLRDGRVVAVKRLYNNGSRHVEQFVNEAAILSRLRHPNLVTFYGCTSSRSRELLLVYEYVPNGTVADHLQGHRAAERALPWPLRLNVAVEAAAALAYLHATDPPVVHRDVKTANILLDADFHVKVADFGLSRLFPLDGATHVSTAPQGTPGYVDPEYHQCYQLTDRSDVYSFGVVLAELISSKPAVDVTRDRDEINLASMAVARIQRSELDRLVDDDLGYGSDEATTRAMTMVAELAFRCLQQNSEMRPPIREVLDGLRGIQDFSAKEKKSYDVVVVPRSPNTVHAPWDSMSTTPSISQ; encoded by the exons ATgccgctgctgctcctcctccgcgTCCTGCTCCTGGCCGCCGGGCTCGCCGTCTCCCGCGGCTACCCCACTGCCGGCGCCGGCGAAGGCAACCTGTACAACTCCAGCATGTGCCAGAAGTCCTTCGAGTGCGGGAAGCTCAACATCCACTACCCGTTCTACCTCTCCAACGAGTCCAGGGTCGTCGACGGGGTGTCCCAATCCTTCTGCGGCTACCCCGGCATGGCCGTGCGCTGCGGCGACGACGGGGCCACCGCCACGCTCCAGCTCGCCGGGGGCACCAACTACACCGTCCTCGGCATCGACTACGACAACCACACCATCACGCTCGCCGACGCCGACGTCTCCAACGGCGTCTGCCCCATGGTCCGCCACAACGTCAACATCCCGCGCGAGGCGTGGCTCAACTTCACGCCCACcggcaacagcaccatctccttctTCCTCGACTGCAACTTCACCACAAACGTCACCGTCGCCCCTCTGCAGCCGCCTGAGCTCGTCCCGATCAACTGCACCGGCGGCTTCGGGCGCGGGTCGTCGTTCCTCGCCACGCAGCTCGGCGCGCCGGACGGGAACTGGACACGGGCGTGCAAGGGGGTGTACGTGGCGCCCGTGCTGACCGGCGAGTGGCTGACGAGCCCGGAGTCCCGCGGGCGGCTCGGGAGCGGCGGGTACGGCGACGTGCTGCGCCGCGGGTTCCGCCTCAGCTGGGACCCCAGCGCCGGCCCGTGCTTCAGGTGCGAGCTGTCCGGGGGCCGGTGCAGCTACGACCAGCCCGGCGGGTTCCTCGGCTGCCTCTGCTCCGACGGCCGCGTGCGCAGCATGGACTGCG GACCAAAGAAAACGAGCAAAAAGGCAATAATAGCAGTAG GATCCTCCGCAGCAGCTCTGGTTCTGTTCGTGCTTCTCCTCGTCGTGTCGTTCCTGTACATCCGCAAGAGGAGGCAGTACAAGATGACCTCGTCGTCCAGGCTCCTCAAGTACAGCAACTCCGGCGGGACGCCCCGCTCCAGAGGCGGCAGCGACCTGGATTCCGGCGGCGTCCACAACCTGCAGACGCACCACTTCGCCTACGAGGAGCTGGAGGAGGCCACCGGCGGCTTCAGCGACACCcgagagctcggcgacggcggcttCGGCACCGTGTACAAAGGCCAACTCCGGGACGGGCGCGTGGTGGCGGTGAAGCGGCTGTACAACAACGGCTCCCGGCACGTGGAGCAGTTCGTGAACGAGGCGGCCATCCTGTCGCGGCTGCGCCACCCGAACCTCGTCACCTTCTACGGCTGCACCTCCAGCCGCAGCCGGGAGCTGCTGCTGGTGTACGAGTACGTGCCCAACGGCACCGTGGCCGACCACCTGCAGGGCCACCGCGCTGCGGAGCGGGCGCTGCCGTGGCCGCTCCGCCTCAACGTCGCCGTCGAGGCCGCCGCGGCCCTGGCCTACCTCCACGCCACCGACCCGCCCGTGGTGCACCGTGACGTCAAGACCGCCAACATCCTCCTCGACGCCGACTTCCACGTCAAGGTCGCCGACTTCGGCCTCTCCCGCCTCTTCCCGCTCGACGGCGCCACGCACGTGTCCACCGCGCCGCAGGGCACCCCGGGCTACGTCGACCCCGAGTACCACCAATGCTACCAGCTCACCGACCGCAGCGACGTCTACAGCTTCGGCGTCGTGCTCGCCGAGCTCATCTCGTCCAAGCCCGCCGTCGACGTCACCCGGGACCGCGACGAGATCAACCTCGCCTCCATGGCCGTGGCCAGGATCCAGCGGTCCGAGCTGGACCGGCTGGTGGACGACGACCTTGGGTATGGCTCCGACGAGGCCACGACGAGGGCGATGACGATGGTGGCCGAGCTGGCGTTCCGGTGCCTCCAGCAGAACAGCGAGATGCGGCCGCCGATCAGGGAGGTGCTCGACGGTCTCAGGGGCATACAAGATTTCAGCGCCAAGGAGAAGAAATCGTACGACGTCGTCGTCGTCCCCCGCTCCCCGAACACCGTGCACGCTCCTTGGGACAGCATGAGCACCACCCCGAGCATTAGCCAGTAG